A part of Aegilops tauschii subsp. strangulata cultivar AL8/78 chromosome 2, Aet v6.0, whole genome shotgun sequence genomic DNA contains:
- the LOC109760302 gene encoding cytochrome P450 709B1: MGLLWMVAAAVAAVLASWAINALVYLVWRPRAITRQLRAQGVGGPGYRFFAGNLAEIKQLRADSAGAALDIGNHDFVPRVQPHFRKWIPIHGRTFLYWFGARPSLCVADVNVVKQVLSDRSGLYPKSIGNPHIARLLGKGLVLTDGDDWKRHRKVVHPAFNMDKLKMMTVTMSDCAGSMMSEWKAKMDKGGSVEIDLSHHFEELTADVISHTAFGSSYEQGKKVFLAQRELQFLAFSTVFNVQIPAFRYLPTEKNLKIWKLDKEVRTMLMNIIKGRLATKDIMGYGNDLLGLMLEACAPEDRQNPLLSMDEIIDECKTFFFAGHDTSSHLLTWTMFLLSTHPKWQEKLREEVLRECGNGVPTGDMLNKLQLVNMFLLETLRLYAPVSAIQRKAGSDLEVGGIKVPEGTVLTIPIATIHRDKEVWGEDANEFKPMRFENGVTRAGKHPNALLSFSSGPRSCIGQNFAMIEAKAVIAVILQRFSFSLSPKYVHAPMDVITLRPKFGLPMVLKSLEM, encoded by the exons ATGGGTCTCCTCTGGATGGTGGCGGCGGCCGTGGCGGCGGTGCTGGCCTCGTGGGCGATCAACGCGCTGGTGTACCTCGTGTGGAGGCCGCGGGCCATCACCCGGCAGCTCCGCGCGCAGGGCGTCGGCGGTCCGGGCTACAGGTTCTTCGCCGGGAACCTCGCCGAGATCAAGCAGCTCCGCGCCGACAGCGCCGGCGCCGCGCTGGACATCGGCAACCACGACTTCGTCCCCAGGGTCCAGCCGCACTTCCGCAAATGGATCCCCATCCACG GGCGCACGTTCTTGTACTGGTTCGGAGCCAGGCCGAGCCTGTGCGTGGCCGACGTGAACGTGGTGAAGCAAGTGCTCTCCGACCGAAGCGGGCTGTACCCCAAGAGCATCGGGAACCCGCACATCGCTCGGCTGCTCGGCAAGGGGCTCGTGCTCACCGACGGCGACGACTGGAAGCGCCACCGCAAGGTCGTCCACCCCGCCTTCAACATGGACAAGCTCAAG ATGATGACGGTGACCATGTCCGACTGTGCCGGGTCAATGATGTCCGAGTGGAAGGCAAAGATGGACAAGGGCGGCAGCGTGGAGATTGACCTGAGCCACCACTTTGAGGAGCTAACCGCGGATGTCATCTCCCACACGGCATTCGGTAGCAGCTACGAACAAGGGAAAAAGGTCTTCCTAGCGCAGAGGGAGCTCCAGTTTCTTGCCTTCTCCACCGTATTCAACGTGCAAATCCCAGCATTCAG GTACCTTCCAACTGAAAAGAACCTCAAGATATGGAAGCTTGACAAGGAGGTGAGGACCATGCTTATGAACATCATCAAAGGCCGCCTTGCCACCAAAGACATCATGGGCTACGGCAACGACCTCCTCGGGCTTATGTTGGAGGCGTGTGCGCCTGAGGACAGGCAAAATCCGCTTTTGAGTATGGATGAGATTATAGATGAGTGCAAGACCTTCTTCTTTGCCGGGCATGACACCAGCTCACACCTGCTCACATGGACCATGTTCTTGCTGAGCACGCACCCTAAGTGGCAGGAGAAGCTCAGGGAGGAGGTGCTAAGAGAGTGTGGCAACGGTGTTCCCACAGGTGACATGCTCAACAAACTACAGCTGGTCAACATGTTCCTCCTAGAAACTCTCAGGTTATACGCCCCTGTATCGGCCATTCAGAGGAAGGCGGGTTCGGATCTCGAGGTTGGTGGCATCAAAGTGCCTGAAGGCACGGTCTTGACGATCCCCATCGCGACGATACATCGTGACAAGGAGGTATGGGGAGAAGATGCCAACGAATTCAAGCCAATGAGGTTCGAGAATGGAGTGACGAGGGCCGGAAAGCACCCCAATGCCTTGTTGTCTTTCTCTAGTGGGCCGAGGTCATGCATAGGGCAGAATTTTGCAATGATCGAGGCCAAGGCCGTGATCGCCGTGATTCTTCAGAGGTTCTCGTTCTCCCTATCACCTAAGTATGTTCATGCCCCGATGGACGTGATCACGCTGCGGCCTAAGTTTGGGCTTCCTATGGTCCTCAAGAGCCTCGAGATGTAG